The Pseudomonadota bacterium genome window below encodes:
- a CDS encoding P-II family nitrogen regulator yields MKKIEAIIKPFKLDDLKEAMHELGVQGMTVTEVKGFGRQKGHTEIYRGAEYVIDFVPKVKVEIVVGSEMVERVVEAILKSVGTGKIGDGKIFVLPVDSVCRIRTGEKGKDAI; encoded by the coding sequence ATGAAAAAAATAGAGGCGATTATCAAGCCGTTCAAGCTGGACGATTTGAAGGAGGCGATGCACGAACTCGGCGTACAGGGCATGACGGTCACAGAGGTCAAGGGGTTTGGTCGACAAAAGGGGCATACGGAAATTTATCGTGGCGCGGAATATGTCATTGATTTTGTTCCCAAGGTAAAAGTCGAAATTGTTGTTGGTTCGGAGATGGTTGAAAGAGTTGTCGAGGCGATTCTTAAGAGTGTGGGTACCGGTAAAATCGGCGACGGCAAAATATTTGTATTGCCGGTTGACTCCGTTTGCCGGATCCGCACCGGTGAAAAAGGTAAAGATGCTATCTAA
- the amt gene encoding ammonium transporter codes for MKKIVLTALFLVLPVLAIAGEDPPTIASNADAISLVQTHADYVWTLIAAALVFFMQAGFAMVESGFTRAKSAVNIMMKNLMDFSMGSIFFWAIGFGIMFGTTKTGWFGTTGFFLSDWTPGGDPWVLAFWMFQCVFAATAATIVSGAVAERTKFVGYLVYSAVLCALIYPVFGSWAWGSLLNGNGWLEGLGFIDFAGSTVVHSIGGWAALAGTLVLGPRLGKYGKDGKVKAIPGHNIPMAALGVFILWFGWFGFNPGSTTAATKDIAMIFVNTNLAAAAGAVLAMITSWIMFKKPDVGMSLNGALAGLVGITAGCANVSPTSSLAIGAIAGVIVVLSVVFFDRIHVDDPVGAVSVHGVCGAWGTLAAGLFNMGGTTAKIIGVQAIGIGAAFVWSFGAAFILFKLIDMTIGLRISEEEEMMGVDRAEHGADAYPDFQVHKNM; via the coding sequence ATGAAAAAAATTGTATTAACAGCGTTATTTTTGGTCCTGCCGGTTCTAGCTATTGCCGGTGAGGATCCGCCAACCATCGCATCAAATGCGGATGCCATCAGCCTGGTACAGACCCATGCCGATTATGTATGGACTCTGATCGCCGCTGCACTGGTCTTTTTTATGCAGGCCGGTTTTGCCATGGTGGAATCCGGTTTTACCAGGGCGAAAAGTGCGGTGAATATCATGATGAAGAATCTGATGGATTTTTCCATGGGCTCAATTTTCTTCTGGGCCATCGGTTTCGGAATCATGTTCGGAACAACCAAGACCGGCTGGTTCGGCACCACGGGATTTTTCTTAAGTGACTGGACGCCGGGCGGTGACCCCTGGGTCCTTGCTTTCTGGATGTTTCAATGTGTATTCGCTGCAACAGCTGCGACCATAGTTTCCGGAGCGGTTGCCGAGCGCACCAAGTTTGTCGGCTACCTTGTATACAGTGCGGTGCTTTGCGCTCTAATTTACCCGGTATTCGGCAGTTGGGCATGGGGCAGTCTTTTAAACGGCAACGGCTGGCTTGAAGGACTAGGATTTATCGACTTTGCCGGATCAACGGTGGTGCATTCCATCGGTGGCTGGGCAGCCCTTGCCGGGACTCTCGTTCTTGGACCTCGTCTGGGCAAATACGGCAAAGACGGTAAGGTCAAGGCTATCCCCGGTCATAATATTCCCATGGCCGCCCTGGGTGTTTTTATCCTCTGGTTTGGCTGGTTCGGATTCAATCCCGGATCCACCACCGCTGCAACTAAAGATATCGCCATGATATTTGTAAATACCAACCTTGCTGCTGCGGCCGGTGCAGTGCTGGCGATGATAACCTCCTGGATTATGTTCAAGAAGCCTGATGTCGGTATGAGCTTGAACGGTGCCTTGGCCGGTCTGGTCGGTATCACTGCCGGATGCGCAAATGTCAGCCCTACGAGTTCTCTGGCTATCGGTGCCATCGCCGGGGTGATAGTTGTCTTATCAGTGGTTTTCTTTGATCGGATTCATGTGGATGATCCGGTGGGTGCAGTATCGGTACACGGAGTATGCGGTGCCTGGGGAACCCTGGCTGCCGGACTCTTTAACATGGGCGGTACAACCGCTAAAATCATCGGAGTACAGGCAATAGGAATAGGCGCGGCATTTGTCTGGTCCTTTGGCGCGGCATTCATTCTGTTCAAATTGATCGATATGACAATCGGTCTCAGAATCAGTGAAGAAGAAGAGATGATGGGTGTTGATCGGGCAGAACATGGTGCTGATGCATACCCTGATTTCCAGGTACACAAGAATATGTAA